In the genome of Simkaniaceae bacterium, the window CATGAAAAAAAAGCAACTCTTTTACTTGAAAGCTTTTCAATTTGATGGATATCATCTAATGAAAATTGGCCAAGGGGACGCATTTTTTCGATCTCGGATTGAATATGCAGCCTCTCTTCTTGCATCGTATCTATTTTCTTCTGAAGAAGCAGAATTTCATCAATGATTTTTTGCAGTTCAGAGTCTTCCGTAAAAGCACGGTCTTCAGTTGGAAAATGCTTTATAATCTTAATCGCATTGACAATATCCTCGATATATTTTGGCGTATAAAGAATACTTGCGCGATCTTCCGGAATAAACTCAATGACCCCTTTTTCTTGAGCACGGTTAAAAAAAGTGTCGAGATCCTCCTTGACTCCAATAAATACAAATTTTTTCAAATCAGAAATCATACCAGTTCCTCTACTTCACTTTTTTTCTTGAGGAGCGTTTTCATCTTTGCAATTTTTGAAGTCGCCACTGCAGAGAGTTGTTGATCTCCTAAAAAAACCTTGATTTTCTTAATATTATTGAGAGTTCTTGGAATCAAAATTTTTTCAAATAAATTGACTCGGATCGATACGGAGCGAAGTTCCGCTTCTAATAGCTCTTTTTTTTGCTGAGCAAATTTCACATGCTGTTTTTTCAAAAGAAGTTGTCTGAGGTGCTTAAGGGCACTATCCCACCAAATAGGTGTGACAAAGTGTGAATATTTGGACTCTTCAAACTCAATCCCTTCAAGCACGGGAATCTCAACACCGGCAATATTTTCAGAAGAAGTTTTCAAATCTTTAAAGTTCAATGCATTAAAAAACTCTTTCATCCCGCCTTCTGAAACCAAACTGATAAAACCCAACACACTCGATTTTTGCTGATCAAACTCTTTTTCCAACGTGTGAATATGCTGTTGAATAGCCCCCACTTCTGACTGAAGCATCGCCTTTTTAAGTTGCAAAGTCGGTAGATAGCGTTGCAATTGCACTAACTTGTGCTGTTGATCTCTCAACTCATTTTTTGTCAGTCTAATCTCAGACACGATCGACTCCTAGCTCACATGAATTTTAGGCCAATATTTTTGAACAAGAGAATCTTTCATTCCAACCTCACTCACCTCAAAGCATTGGCTTAACATCTCCCACCCTTTATCGAGTGCCTCTTCAAGGGAAATATTGACTTGAAGATCCATTAAATCGCTTTCAAAATTGCGGCTATAATGAATAAGCTTTTCATCCCAACGCGATAGCTTAAATCCCATACTTTGGCGCTCTTTTGATTTCTGTGCTTCAGCATAAAGACGTATCATTGTATTCGCCACCTCAGAGTGGTCTTCCCGCGTGACGCTTCCAATCACCTGTTGTTTCAGCCTTGAAAGAGAACCAAATGGATCGATACGGCCCCCATGTAAATAAAACTGCCCTTCGGTAATGTAACCGGTATTATCCGGAATCGGATGCGTCACATCTCCACCCGGCATTGTTGTCACCGTAATGAGGGTAATCGAACCGCTTCCGTCAATATCAACGGCTTTTTCATAACGAGATGCAAGATCTGAGTAGAGCGAACCGGGATAGCCGCGATTCGATGGAATCTGATCCATTGAAATCATAATCTCTTTAATCGCATCTGCAAATGCCGTCATATCCGTTAATAAGACAAGGACATCCTTATCTTGCATTGCAAACTGTTCGGCAACGGCGAGTGCCATATCGGGAACAAGAAGGCATTCCACTGCAGGATCTGTTGCCAAGTGGGTATACATCACCGTTTTGGCCATTGATCCTGATTTTTCGGCATTTTCAATAAAGGCGAGATAATCATCATATCGAAGCCCCATTCCACCAATGATCACGACATCAGCATCCGTTTGATTGGCAATACGCATGAGCAGCTCGTTATAGGGCTCTCCGGGAATTGAGAAAATGGGAATTTTTTGTGATTTCACAAGACAGTTAAACACGTCGATCATTGGAATATTTGTCCTGACCAATTGATGAGGAACAACCCTTCTGACAGGGTTAAATGAAGGACCCCCGATTTCAACTTGATTGCCATGGCACTCAGGTCCCCCGTCAATTGGCAATCCAAATCCACTAAATCGGCGACCTAATAATTCATCCCCATATGTCGCTTTGACCTGCTGAGACAAAAACGTCACCTTGTCTCCGGTTGAAATCCCTCTTGTATCCTCAAAAGCCTGTAGTGTGACTTTTTCATTTTCAATGCGCAAAACGGAAGCATATATTGATATGTTATTTTTTCGATCAACTTTGGCGAGCTCACCCAGTTTGGCTCCTTTTGCAATGACGGTCAATAGACTGCCTCTAATATCAACAATGCGATCATAAATCTTTCTCATATTGAACTCTCCCCATTCATTGCAGATCGAATTTTATTTTCAATTTTTTGATAGGCTTTATAATAACTTTCAGAATGGAATGCGGTAAAGTTTAAGTTCTTAATATCATTTTGAAGATTTAAAAAGTATGAGCGCGCTTCATCATGACTTGAAAAAACAAAGTGGTTCTCAAAAATCAAAGCGATCAAATCCAATAGTTCTATTTGGCGATCAAGGGCGCAATAGGTGTCTTCCTTATCAAAAGCATTTTGTTGAAGATAGGAAAAGTCATAAAGCTCCGCCATTAAATAAATCATCAATTCGTCAATTCCAATCCCTTCCTCACCTACAACCTCCATTCGCTTTCGGATCTCATCCCCACGCTTTAAAATTACGGCTGCCTTTTGTGTGATATGGCCCCATTGTTTAGAACGATGCGAGAGACTCTCACCTACTTGACGCGTGTACTTTGACCAAGAAATCATTGGGTCAATAGCCGGATATTTGCGGGCGTTTGAGCGGTCCCTTGAAAGACCTAAAAAGGCTCCCACAACGGAGAGAGTGGCTTGGGTCACCGGCTCCTCAAAGTTACCGCCTGCAGGTGATACTGCTCCGCCAATTGTCAAAGAACCTGTTCTTCCGTTTGCCAGTTCGACAACGCCCGAGCGCTCATAAAAAGCTGCAATTCTCGAAGAGAGGTATGCAGGAAACGCCTCTTCCCCGGGAATTTCCTCTAACCTTCCCGACATTTCACGCATGGCCTGAGCCCATCTCGATGTTGAGTCTGCTAAGAGAAGAACGTTGAGTCCCATTTGACGGTAATACTCAGCAATGGTGACTCCCATATAAATCGATGCTTCTCTAGCACTTACAGGCATCGACGAGGTGTTGCAGATTAGGATTGTACGCGTAATCAATGATTCATTAGTATGAGGGTCAATCAGGTGAGGAAACGTTTTTAGTACTTCAACGACTTCTCCCGCCCTCTCCCCACAAGCGCAGACAATCACAAGATCGACAGATGAATATTTAGAGAGATGGTGCTGAATCACCGTTTTTCCGGCTCCAAAAGGACCGGGAGTGCAAAATGTCCCCCCTCGCATAATAGGAAACTGGGTGTCAATAATGCGGGATCCCGTCTCCATCATTTCTTTTGCTTTGATTTTCTTACCTTCAAATAGCGGCGCTTTGACCGGCCATTTTTGGAGCATAGTGACAGAACGCTCGACTCCGTTTTCATCCTTCACTTTAGCAATCACATCTTCGATGACATACGTCCCGGGCTCAGCAATCCATGTCAAAGTATATGTGCCATAAAAAACAAACGGAAGCATGATGCGATGGTGGAATCTCCCCTCCATCGTAAATCCAATCTCATCTCCCCTCTTAAGGGTATTCCCTAACTTTGCCGTCGGTTGAAAATCCCATTTTGTCGACCGATCAATCGGATTGATATAAATGCCACGATTTAAATAGAGACCCGAGATATTAGCAATTCCCTCTAAAGGGTTTTGCAGACCGTCAAAAATAGAGGAAATCAGACCGGGCCCTAATTCTGCTTCTAACAAATGATAGCGGAATTCAACAGGGGTCATATATTCTATGCCGCGGGTATCTTCAAAAACCTGAATTTTTGCATGATTCCCGTAAATCTCAATGACTTCTGCTTTGAGCAATAATTGATCGATTTTGACAAAAGCCATTTCACCTTGTCTGATATCGCCCTCGAATTTCACATGAATCAAGTTACCAAAAACTTGAGTGATATGTCCTGTTGCAAAAATATGGGTTTCCTCTTTTAGATCAGTGCTCATGCGCTATCCTTAAGTATTGAGTTTAGTATTAAATTGCCGTCTTCTTTCTCATGCTTCTCAAAATCTTCTAAAAGGATGAGTTTCATCATGAATGCGAGTAAATTATAAAGGGAAAAAGGATGGCCTATGGCAAAGTTTGTGTAAAAATCAAAGCGAAACTTTAAAATCAATTTCTCTTCTTCTAAAGGATTCTCTTTGAGTTGATCTAAAGATGCGGCGAGATGTTGATATTCATCTCCAAAGTCAAGATCATGAATGGATTTGGAAGAGAGTAATAGGCCAACTAAAGCATCATTTTTATCTTCAAACCGGAGCTCTTCATCAAGACTCAAATTCGACTTAAATGCTCGGTAAGCTAAAAGAAATAATCTCAATTTGCGCTCAAATTGTAACACGAAGGCGGATACTTTCTTCTTTTCAGATTCCGTGCGAAAATAATCCATTAAAAGCTCCGGAAAAAAGAGCCTCTGTTCTTCGTTTTCTTTATGCTTTTCAAGAAAATTAAAGAAATATTTCGGAAGATACTCTTGATGAACGAGCTCATCCTTCAACTCATTATAATTAAGATTAGCTCTAAAATCGAGTTCCTCTTCATCCAAGAGTCGCTCTAAATTCATCACGTCATAGAAGGCGCGCAACACTCTAACCTCTTCTAAATCGCTTGATGATAGATTCTCATTAAAAAGCACCATCAATTCAGAAAAAGCCATGACCGGCTTAGAATCTACACTCAAGTCCGGAAGTGTATTTGCGAGAAAAAAATAATTTCTCATAAGCAATTAATTAAAGGTTAAAAAGGATTTTCCTTAAGCTCTCTTGCGCATACATCGTCAAGAGTTCTTTTACAGCTTTTTCAGTGATATCCACTGAAAAATGTTGATCAATACATTTGATCATAACGCCCTCTAAAGCACTTTCAACTTGGACTGTCTGCCCCTTTAAAGCAACGATAACATCGCTTAAAAGATCCGCACAGATTTCTTCCGCTTTAAATTTTTTAGAAAGAATTGCTTCAATATTAGCAGAAACCCCATCTTTTTTAAGGGCCTCAACAACTGTATTGATAATTTTTACAACTGTCTCCTTATTCGACAGATAGCGTCGAATTTGAGAGTCGAGTTCTTTGTGAAACAAGTGATGTTCAATGCGATCGCGCAATTGCGTTAACACCTGTTGAGTCGATACTTTAAGAGAAGACTCAAACACGCGCTGTCTCTCTTGAATGGATGCTTCCGCTTCCTCAATCATTTTTTTTGCTTTGAGGCGCGCTTTTTCGATGATCTTCTCACCCTCTTTATGAGCCTCTTCAATCACAGCTTCGGCTTGCTTATGAGCCGGCTCTAGGGTTTCACGAATAAGTACATCGCAAATTTTTTTGACTTTCTCTTTGGATGAGTCGATAACTTTCATATTTCTTCACTCCTCAAAAGCAATAACAAGGAACAACATACTATAATTGCAAATAATTTTCTATGAAAATTCTCCCACTCCATTAAAAAATCCCCTCCATGAATAGAGGAGATTTTTTGACGGTTAAGGAATATTGGCTATCACTATCCGCTGACCGCTTGAGCTCCCGGCTGGAGCAAGGGAGATTGCAGCTTGGCCCCCGTTCAAATTAAAACGCATAAGCAATGCCTAACTGCCATTTTTGAAAAAACAAATGGGATTTTTTTTGGACAATATCTCTTTGGCGATAGGCATACGGCATCACCTGCCCCGTGAGAAGAATGTGCTTGGCTAAGTTAAAATCGACACCACTAAAGGGGCCGATTAAATAGGCATTTTTCGTATCTTCTTTAATCATATAGGTTCCGCTGACGCCAAATGTCATAAAGAGATCACTGGCACTTTTTGCCCTAAATCCCAAATGACCCACAAGGTTCATCTTTTCATTTTTTTTATGTTCAACGGATCGATCCCGATAAAACCCATTTCCTCCAAATCCTACCGTATAGCCACGACTATAAATCTGAAGATAGGGAATAACGGATTGTAAAATATTGTCATAAATAGGACCAATTGAAATCCCCGATTGATCGCGCATGACGGTTCGGGGTTTTGAAGCTCTTGCATGAACAAATGCAGGCAAAAGCATCACACACAAAACCAACCCAATCCAATTTTTTCTCACAAAGAACTCACTTTTTAAAATATATACCGAAATTATTATATCGCTCGTGATTCAAGATTACACTGAAATGAGTTGAAAAAAAATGAAAAACTCTAAAACTCGACTTTGCAACTTTTTGGATCCGCCTGCCGCGGTCTTTGCTCTCGGACGCTCAACCTGTGGTCGAACCGGGGGATTATTAAACCCTAGAGAACAAATATCTCGAGGCTATCAAGCCCAAAAAGTTACAAAGTCGAGTAAAAAACCAGAAAATCTATTGAATGTCGATATCGCCTAATAGTATAGTAAAATTTATGAAGAAAATATATTGCATACTTGTTTCTATTTTTCTCTCCACATCTAGGATCTTTGCTTTAGAGCCT includes:
- a CDS encoding V-type ATP synthase subunit D — encoded protein: MSEIRLTKNELRDQQHKLVQLQRYLPTLQLKKAMLQSEVGAIQQHIHTLEKEFDQQKSSVLGFISLVSEGGMKEFFNALNFKDLKTSSENIAGVEIPVLEGIEFEESKYSHFVTPIWWDSALKHLRQLLLKKQHVKFAQQKKELLEAELRSVSIRVNLFEKILIPRTLNNIKKIKVFLGDQQLSAVATSKIAKMKTLLKKKSEVEELV
- a CDS encoding V-type ATP synthase subunit B codes for the protein MRKIYDRIVDIRGSLLTVIAKGAKLGELAKVDRKNNISIYASVLRIENEKVTLQAFEDTRGISTGDKVTFLSQQVKATYGDELLGRRFSGFGLPIDGGPECHGNQVEIGGPSFNPVRRVVPHQLVRTNIPMIDVFNCLVKSQKIPIFSIPGEPYNELLMRIANQTDADVVIIGGMGLRYDDYLAFIENAEKSGSMAKTVMYTHLATDPAVECLLVPDMALAVAEQFAMQDKDVLVLLTDMTAFADAIKEIMISMDQIPSNRGYPGSLYSDLASRYEKAVDIDGSGSITLITVTTMPGGDVTHPIPDNTGYITEGQFYLHGGRIDPFGSLSRLKQQVIGSVTREDHSEVANTMIRLYAEAQKSKERQSMGFKLSRWDEKLIHYSRNFESDLMDLQVNISLEEALDKGWEMLSQCFEVSEVGMKDSLVQKYWPKIHVS
- a CDS encoding V-type ATP synthase subunit A, whose protein sequence is MSTDLKEETHIFATGHITQVFGNLIHVKFEGDIRQGEMAFVKIDQLLLKAEVIEIYGNHAKIQVFEDTRGIEYMTPVEFRYHLLEAELGPGLISSIFDGLQNPLEGIANISGLYLNRGIYINPIDRSTKWDFQPTAKLGNTLKRGDEIGFTMEGRFHHRIMLPFVFYGTYTLTWIAEPGTYVIEDVIAKVKDENGVERSVTMLQKWPVKAPLFEGKKIKAKEMMETGSRIIDTQFPIMRGGTFCTPGPFGAGKTVIQHHLSKYSSVDLVIVCACGERAGEVVEVLKTFPHLIDPHTNESLITRTILICNTSSMPVSAREASIYMGVTIAEYYRQMGLNVLLLADSTSRWAQAMREMSGRLEEIPGEEAFPAYLSSRIAAFYERSGVVELANGRTGSLTIGGAVSPAGGNFEEPVTQATLSVVGAFLGLSRDRSNARKYPAIDPMISWSKYTRQVGESLSHRSKQWGHITQKAAVILKRGDEIRKRMEVVGEEGIGIDELMIYLMAELYDFSYLQQNAFDKEDTYCALDRQIELLDLIALIFENHFVFSSHDEARSYFLNLQNDIKNLNFTAFHSESYYKAYQKIENKIRSAMNGESSI
- a CDS encoding DUF2764 domain-containing protein yields the protein MRNYFFLANTLPDLSVDSKPVMAFSELMVLFNENLSSSDLEEVRVLRAFYDVMNLERLLDEEELDFRANLNYNELKDELVHQEYLPKYFFNFLEKHKENEEQRLFFPELLMDYFRTESEKKKVSAFVLQFERKLRLFLLAYRAFKSNLSLDEELRFEDKNDALVGLLLSSKSIHDLDFGDEYQHLAASLDQLKENPLEEEKLILKFRFDFYTNFAIGHPFSLYNLLAFMMKLILLEDFEKHEKEDGNLILNSILKDSA